One window from the genome of Spirosoma rhododendri encodes:
- a CDS encoding SusE domain-containing protein codes for MKFWLNSILLIGLGLAGLSACEKPDDRVVLQPSGTVTLTSNATSLSLSADQSTQNAVTFTWTPAQYGYQAATLYTVQLDKVGNNFAAPVEISAGNSTSAVVTVADLNQNLLRLGLPAGSAGQVEARVRAELVLNGTTAATTMPTYSASTTLTGTPYLVVIYYPSIYVPGAYQGWAPDQAPKLSSVTNNKIYEGYINFPGASEFKLTSVPAWSGTNYGAGAAGKLSAEGSAGNLSVTTPGYYLLKADLNALTYTLTPTTWSVIGAATPKGWDADTPLTYDATTGTWRGTVALTKDVLKFRANGAWDINYGDTSADGLLDLNGDNISVPSAGTYTVILDLSKPGNYTYRLIRQ; via the coding sequence ATGAAATTCTGGCTTAACTCCATCCTACTCATTGGCCTCGGACTGGCCGGTTTGAGTGCCTGCGAAAAACCCGACGACCGGGTCGTGCTGCAACCATCCGGTACCGTTACGCTGACCAGCAACGCAACCAGCCTGTCGTTATCGGCGGATCAGTCGACGCAGAACGCCGTTACCTTCACTTGGACACCGGCTCAATACGGCTATCAGGCGGCAACGCTGTATACCGTTCAACTCGACAAAGTGGGCAACAACTTTGCCGCACCGGTCGAGATTTCGGCGGGCAACAGCACCAGCGCCGTCGTCACCGTCGCCGACCTGAATCAGAACCTGCTCCGACTGGGTCTGCCAGCGGGTAGCGCCGGACAGGTCGAAGCGCGCGTCCGGGCTGAACTGGTACTAAACGGCACGACAGCCGCCACGACGATGCCGACCTACTCGGCGTCGACCACGCTGACAGGTACGCCTTATCTGGTCGTGATCTACTACCCGTCGATCTACGTGCCGGGTGCGTATCAGGGCTGGGCACCCGATCAGGCCCCGAAACTATCGTCGGTGACGAACAACAAAATATACGAAGGGTACATCAACTTCCCCGGCGCGTCGGAATTCAAGCTCACCAGCGTACCGGCCTGGAGCGGTACCAACTACGGGGCCGGTGCAGCGGGCAAGCTATCGGCTGAAGGTAGCGCGGGCAACCTGAGCGTGACCACGCCGGGCTACTACCTGCTGAAAGCCGACCTGAACGCACTGACTTACACCCTCACGCCCACCACCTGGTCGGTGATCGGTGCAGCAACGCCCAAAGGTTGGGACGCCGACACACCCCTGACCTACGACGCGACGACCGGCACTTGGCGCGGCACCGTAGCCCTGACGAAAGACGTGCTTAAATTCCGGGCCAACGGCGCTTGGGACATCAACTACGGCGACACCAGCGCCGACGGCCTGCTCGACCTGAACGGCGACAACATCAGCGTACCGTCGGCTGGCACCTACACCGTCATACTGGACCTGAGCAAACCCGGCAACTACACCTATCGGTTGATCCGGCAGTAA
- a CDS encoding RpnC/YadD family protein, translating to MSKQVNQYDKILRENLEAIIPGLLKNVLGITVVESEELPDDVQHTKERKPDLLKKITDEHGSTYVLQLEFQVADEPDMVYRMAEYYIMLERKYRLPIRQYVIFLGSATPQMTTRLDRPNLHFDFPLISFAELDYHLFLQSTQPEEVLLSILANLGGDDTEKTLVQIVQRVGETSVGDLSFRKHINQLRVLAQLRNLGIKLKDAMDSIEKLISPEKDVFYLMGEEKGEQRGQTKAEERFVRNLLAKMNLSAEQAADIAGVSVEFVEQVRQKMAKK from the coding sequence ATGAGTAAACAGGTAAATCAGTACGACAAAATTCTACGGGAAAATCTGGAAGCGATAATTCCGGGATTGCTGAAAAATGTACTTGGCATCACGGTTGTAGAATCGGAAGAGTTACCTGACGATGTACAGCATACAAAAGAACGAAAGCCCGATTTGCTGAAGAAAATAACCGATGAACACGGCAGTACTTACGTGCTGCAATTAGAGTTTCAAGTTGCTGATGAGCCGGATATGGTGTACCGGATGGCGGAATACTACATCATGCTGGAACGCAAATACCGGCTACCTATTCGACAGTACGTCATTTTTCTCGGTTCAGCGACCCCGCAGATGACGACCCGGCTCGACCGGCCCAATCTGCACTTCGACTTCCCGCTGATTTCATTCGCTGAACTGGATTACCACCTTTTTCTACAGTCGACGCAACCGGAGGAAGTATTGCTGAGTATTCTGGCGAATCTTGGTGGTGATGATACCGAAAAAACGCTGGTGCAAATCGTTCAGCGCGTGGGTGAAACGAGCGTGGGCGATTTATCGTTTAGAAAGCATATCAATCAGTTGCGTGTGCTGGCCCAGCTGCGTAACTTAGGCATCAAACTCAAAGACGCTATGGACAGCATCGAAAAACTTATCAGCCCGGAGAAGGACGTGTTTTATCTGATGGGTGAGGAGAAGGGCGAGCAACGGGGGCAGACGAAAGCCGAGGAGCGTTTTGTCCGAAATCTGCTGGCCAAAATGAACTTATCCGCTGAACAGGCCGCCGACATAGCCGGTGTATCCGTCGAGTTTGTGGAGCAGGTTCGGCAGAAAATGGCGAAGAAATAA
- a CDS encoding glutaminase family protein: MQNRFPLRALTLFAALAALTSQAQELRPPAYPLVTHDPYFSVWSMTDKLTDSPTRHWTGKPQSMEGVIRVDGKSYQFLGAVPPTYINLLPTGESAPYTAQYTLTKPDAGWEKADYNAKGWKTGPGPFGDNAESRTRWLSSKTDPNGIHIRREFTYDGKLDPDELLLSTSYDDDLTVYLNGTLILTKTCCAGEYRQEPLSAEAKKALRKGRNVLAIHCVSPIGGSFVDVGLVSPVVSKGIETAQQTDVTVTATQTDYGFTAGPVNLHLNFLSPLLLDELEVVARPVTYVTFDVKSRDGKTHDVQVYFGEAGTMATNTGSQEVIGDAGTTASLKWLNVGTRQQPVLQKKGDNVRIDWGYAYLAAPNAEGAQLSPGPIDAMKARFIQAGHVPAGKIALGTGQTYGLAMSLPMGKVGNDVVERHLLLGYDDLYSVQYFGKNLRAWWRRDGKTTMPQLLQTAENDYARLRKKSANFDKQLRSDAEKSGGKQYADLCVLAYRQAIAAHKIVAGPTGDLLFFSKENFSNGSIGTVDITYPSAPMFLLYNNELAKGLLRFIFDYSESGRWKKDFPAHDVGTYPLANGQTYGEDMPVEEAGNMMIITAATVRMDGKPDFAKQHWPTLTKWVGFLKRDGFDPGSQLCTDDFAGHLARNANLSAKAIMGIACYGQMAAQLGDQKTADEHLTLARDLARKWMQMDSEGTHYALTFDKTPGSWSQKYNIVWDKLLDLNVFPTEVAKTEIDFYLTKQQPYGLPLDSRKTYTKSDWIMWTATMADSDKDFRAFVAPVWKYANETPTRVPLSDWHETTDAKQVGFQARSVVGGYYIKMLADYLDKHPKK, translated from the coding sequence ATGCAAAACCGTTTTCCGCTCCGCGCACTAACGCTGTTCGCGGCTCTAGCTGCCCTTACGTCCCAGGCGCAGGAACTTCGCCCGCCTGCCTACCCGCTCGTCACCCACGACCCGTATTTCAGCGTCTGGAGCATGACCGACAAACTCACCGACTCCCCCACCCGCCATTGGACCGGTAAGCCGCAGTCAATGGAGGGCGTTATCCGGGTCGATGGGAAATCGTATCAGTTTCTGGGCGCGGTACCGCCGACCTACATCAACTTGCTACCCACCGGCGAATCAGCCCCCTACACGGCGCAGTACACGCTGACCAAACCCGACGCGGGCTGGGAAAAAGCCGACTACAACGCGAAAGGCTGGAAAACCGGCCCCGGTCCGTTTGGCGACAATGCGGAATCGCGCACGCGCTGGCTTAGCAGCAAAACCGACCCTAACGGCATTCATATCCGGCGCGAATTCACCTACGACGGTAAGCTCGACCCCGACGAACTGCTGCTGTCGACCAGCTACGACGATGACCTGACGGTCTATCTGAACGGTACGCTGATTCTAACCAAAACCTGCTGCGCGGGCGAATACCGGCAGGAACCGTTGTCAGCGGAAGCGAAGAAAGCCCTGCGGAAAGGCCGCAACGTACTGGCCATCCATTGCGTCAGCCCCATCGGCGGCTCGTTTGTCGATGTCGGTCTCGTAAGTCCAGTCGTGTCGAAAGGCATCGAAACGGCGCAGCAGACCGACGTGACGGTGACGGCGACGCAGACGGACTATGGCTTCACGGCGGGTCCCGTCAATCTGCACCTGAACTTCCTATCGCCCCTGCTGCTCGATGAACTCGAAGTCGTAGCCCGGCCCGTTACGTACGTAACCTTCGACGTAAAATCGCGCGACGGCAAGACCCACGATGTGCAGGTGTATTTCGGTGAAGCGGGTACGATGGCGACCAACACCGGCAGTCAGGAAGTGATCGGCGATGCGGGTACGACGGCGAGCCTCAAGTGGCTAAACGTTGGCACACGGCAGCAGCCGGTGTTGCAGAAGAAAGGCGACAACGTCCGTATCGACTGGGGCTACGCCTATCTGGCCGCTCCCAATGCGGAGGGTGCTCAATTGTCGCCCGGCCCCATCGACGCCATGAAAGCCCGATTCATTCAGGCGGGTCACGTACCGGCCGGAAAAATTGCGCTGGGTACGGGCCAAACCTACGGCCTGGCGATGAGCCTACCAATGGGTAAAGTCGGTAACGATGTGGTCGAGCGGCACCTGCTGCTGGGTTACGACGACCTGTACTCGGTGCAGTATTTCGGTAAAAACCTGCGGGCGTGGTGGCGTCGCGATGGCAAAACGACCATGCCGCAACTGCTGCAAACGGCTGAGAACGACTACGCCCGGCTGCGCAAAAAGAGCGCGAACTTCGACAAACAATTGCGTTCGGACGCGGAAAAATCCGGCGGTAAGCAATACGCCGACCTCTGCGTACTGGCGTACCGGCAGGCCATTGCGGCCCATAAAATCGTAGCCGGTCCGACGGGCGATCTGCTGTTTTTCTCGAAAGAGAATTTCTCCAACGGCTCCATCGGTACCGTCGACATCACCTATCCATCGGCACCGATGTTTTTGTTGTACAACAACGAACTGGCGAAAGGGCTGCTGCGCTTCATTTTCGACTACAGCGAGTCGGGGCGGTGGAAAAAAGATTTTCCGGCGCACGACGTAGGCACGTATCCGCTGGCCAACGGGCAGACCTACGGCGAAGATATGCCGGTCGAAGAAGCGGGCAACATGATGATTATAACCGCTGCTACCGTACGTATGGATGGTAAGCCCGACTTCGCCAAACAGCACTGGCCAACGCTGACCAAATGGGTCGGCTTCCTCAAACGCGATGGCTTCGATCCGGGTAGTCAGCTCTGCACCGACGACTTTGCCGGGCACCTGGCCCGCAACGCCAACCTGTCGGCCAAAGCGATCATGGGCATTGCCTGCTACGGGCAGATGGCCGCACAACTGGGCGATCAGAAAACGGCCGACGAGCACCTGACGCTGGCGCGCGACCTCGCTCGTAAGTGGATGCAGATGGACTCGGAAGGAACGCACTATGCGCTGACGTTCGACAAAACGCCGGGTAGCTGGAGCCAGAAGTACAACATCGTCTGGGACAAACTGCTCGATCTGAACGTGTTCCCGACCGAAGTAGCAAAGACGGAAATCGACTTCTACCTGACCAAACAGCAACCCTACGGTCTGCCGCTCGACAGCCGCAAGACCTACACCAAATCGGACTGGATTATGTGGACGGCGACGATGGCCGACTCAGACAAGGATTTCAGGGCGTTCGTCGCACCGGTCTGGAAGTACGCCAACGAAACCCCGACGCGCGTACCACTCAGCGACTGGCACGAAACCACTGATGCCAAACAGGTCGGGTTTCAGGCCCGCTCAGTCGTCGGCGGCTACTACATCAAGATGCTGGCCGACTACCTCGACAAACATCCAAAGAAGTAA
- a CDS encoding beta-L-arabinofuranosidase domain-containing protein — translation MNRYYLLLLGLLLGSTGWGQQSVAQNPYRELPLGAIRPKGWLREMLVRQRDGATGKLDSLYPLVMNQRNGWLGGDGDQWERGPYWIDGLLPLAYMLDDKALIAKTKPWVEWAIKSQQPDGYFGPSTDYSPEPGIQRDNSRDWWPKMVMLKVLKQYYSATNDKRVIDLMTRYFRYQLAELPKKPLDHWTFWGRYRGGDNLQVVYWLYGITGDKFLLSLGDLIHKQTFDYTNAFLNTDLLSRKGSIHCVNLAQGFKEPLVYYQYHRDKKYVDASKKGLADLRTYNGMAHGLFGGDEALHGNDPTQGSEFCSAVEMLFSLESMLEIAGDLTYADQLERIAFNALPTQATDDYLGRQYFQQANQVMATRHMRNFRDNHGGTDVCFGLLTGYACCTSNMHQGWPKFTQNLWYSTGTAGQANHGVAALLYSPSEVKTTVGRNVPVTISEETNYPFEETVRFTVNVGNSAKTASFPFQLRIPAWCKRAKITINGKTSQEPTGNQIVTISRAWHSGDVVELHLPMHISRSRWYENSMSVERGPLVYALKIGETAKLVTNKKDPIEYGDTYTELRPTTPWNYGLLHVADDKLDSAFSVTTSPVSAYPWNPESAPLTIKAKARRIPTWQLYNDMTGPMPYSAIYGLDADNDVEEITLIPYGCTNLRIAQFPVIGGQ, via the coding sequence ATGAATCGATACTACCTCCTCTTACTGGGGTTATTACTCGGGTCGACCGGCTGGGGACAGCAGTCCGTCGCTCAGAATCCCTACCGTGAACTGCCGCTGGGTGCTATCCGGCCCAAGGGCTGGCTGCGCGAAATGCTGGTACGGCAGCGCGACGGGGCTACCGGTAAACTCGATAGCCTGTACCCGCTGGTGATGAACCAACGCAACGGCTGGCTGGGTGGCGACGGCGACCAATGGGAGCGCGGGCCGTACTGGATCGACGGGCTACTGCCGCTGGCCTATATGCTGGACGATAAAGCATTGATCGCCAAAACCAAACCGTGGGTCGAATGGGCGATCAAGAGTCAGCAACCCGACGGGTACTTTGGCCCGTCGACGGACTACAGCCCCGAACCTGGTATTCAGCGCGATAACAGTCGCGACTGGTGGCCCAAAATGGTGATGCTGAAAGTGTTGAAGCAGTACTATTCCGCTACCAACGACAAGCGCGTAATCGACCTGATGACCCGCTACTTTCGCTACCAACTGGCCGAACTACCCAAAAAGCCGCTCGACCACTGGACGTTCTGGGGACGCTACCGGGGTGGCGACAACCTACAGGTCGTGTACTGGCTCTACGGCATCACCGGCGACAAATTCCTGCTCTCTCTCGGCGACCTGATTCACAAACAAACCTTCGACTACACCAATGCTTTTCTGAACACCGACCTGCTAAGCCGGAAAGGCAGCATTCACTGCGTCAATCTGGCACAGGGGTTCAAGGAGCCGTTGGTGTACTACCAGTATCACCGCGACAAAAAATACGTCGATGCGTCGAAGAAAGGACTGGCTGATTTGCGGACCTACAACGGCATGGCGCACGGTCTGTTTGGGGGTGACGAAGCCCTGCACGGCAACGACCCGACGCAGGGGTCGGAGTTCTGCTCGGCGGTGGAGATGCTGTTCTCACTCGAAAGTATGCTCGAAATCGCTGGCGATCTCACCTACGCCGATCAGCTGGAGCGCATCGCGTTTAACGCGCTTCCGACTCAGGCGACTGACGATTATCTGGGGCGGCAGTATTTTCAGCAGGCCAATCAGGTGATGGCGACCCGGCACATGCGCAACTTCCGCGACAACCACGGCGGTACCGACGTTTGCTTCGGCCTACTGACGGGTTATGCCTGCTGCACGTCGAATATGCATCAGGGCTGGCCCAAGTTCACGCAGAATTTGTGGTACAGCACCGGAACAGCGGGGCAAGCTAATCACGGCGTCGCGGCCTTGTTGTATTCGCCCAGCGAAGTCAAAACCACCGTTGGCAGGAATGTACCAGTAACGATCAGCGAGGAAACGAACTACCCGTTTGAAGAAACCGTCCGATTCACCGTCAACGTCGGTAACAGCGCGAAAACGGCATCTTTTCCGTTTCAACTGCGTATTCCAGCCTGGTGCAAAAGGGCAAAAATCACTATCAACGGCAAAACATCGCAGGAACCGACCGGCAATCAGATCGTGACGATCAGCAGGGCGTGGCACTCGGGCGATGTAGTCGAACTGCACCTGCCGATGCACATCAGCCGGAGCCGGTGGTACGAAAACTCGATGTCGGTGGAGCGTGGACCGCTGGTGTACGCACTAAAAATTGGCGAGACGGCGAAGCTGGTCACCAACAAAAAGGACCCCATCGAATACGGCGACACCTACACTGAACTCCGTCCGACGACACCCTGGAATTACGGCCTGCTCCACGTTGCCGACGACAAACTCGACAGTGCATTCTCCGTCACGACCAGCCCGGTTTCAGCATACCCGTGGAATCCGGAAAGTGCCCCGTTGACGATCAAGGCCAAAGCCCGGCGCATCCCAACCTGGCAATTGTACAACGACATGACCGGCCCAATGCCCTACAGCGCCATCTACGGCCTCGACGCCGACAACGACGTCGAGGAAATCACGCTGATACCCTACGGCTGCACCAACCTCCGTATCGCGCAGTTTCCGGTTATCGGCGGACAGTAA
- a CDS encoding DUF5990 family protein, translating to MERDLSLRIVLEQPPVGVDFGLQKGSGNHFETVQAQCSNGQSITFDFTVRVKGDDSHSSLPNFLGAYVQGPPNGRFVYLDIGKAAGQMDSVWSRRMKISLAISWELIHQLDASQGGLLDVHVAGTGKDGSPACATVKPLIDWSIRLLYSSTNSPITVRR from the coding sequence ATGGAGCGCGATCTATCTCTTCGTATCGTATTGGAACAACCGCCGGTGGGGGTCGATTTCGGTTTGCAGAAAGGTAGCGGAAACCACTTTGAAACCGTTCAGGCACAGTGCTCTAACGGACAGTCCATTACGTTTGATTTTACTGTCCGGGTAAAGGGAGACGATAGCCACTCATCGTTACCAAATTTTTTGGGAGCTTACGTGCAGGGACCACCCAACGGCCGGTTTGTGTATCTAGATATTGGGAAAGCCGCCGGTCAGATGGATTCGGTGTGGAGCCGACGCATGAAAATTTCACTCGCTATTTCCTGGGAATTGATCCATCAGCTCGACGCTAGTCAGGGCGGTTTACTGGATGTTCATGTTGCCGGAACTGGTAAAGATGGCAGCCCGGCCTGTGCCACAGTTAAGCCGTTAATCGACTGGTCAATCAGGCTTTTATACAGCTCTACGAACTCCCCCATTACTGTCCGCCGATAA
- a CDS encoding SDR family NAD(P)-dependent oxidoreductase, which yields MNRSNSHSLLWTLLGVGAAVAARAYVKHQRTMRFAGKTVVITGGSRGLGLVMARQFAIEGANVAICARDADELIRAEADLLQYGPDILAITCDLTRKPDIDAFITTVEQQFGPIDVLVNNAGVISVSPYENTTEEDFKLAMDSNFWAAYRTIEAALPGMRDRARTHPCRIVNIASIGGKVAIPHMTPYSASKFALVGYSEGIRAELLKDGILVTTVCPGLIRTGSPRHAIVKGQTEKEYAWFKIADALPLLTVSAETCAKQVIDACRIGQAEIVVSLPAKTLTALHNLMPGLFMDTMSVVNRLLPSPGGIGEASAKGYESESAVSRSFVATLADQAAEANNE from the coding sequence ATGAACAGATCGAATAGTCACTCTTTACTCTGGACGCTGTTAGGTGTCGGAGCCGCCGTTGCCGCCCGTGCGTATGTCAAGCATCAGCGGACGATGCGTTTCGCGGGTAAAACCGTTGTCATCACCGGCGGGTCGCGCGGGCTAGGGCTGGTTATGGCCCGGCAGTTTGCCATTGAAGGCGCGAACGTGGCCATCTGTGCCCGCGACGCCGACGAGCTGATCCGGGCCGAAGCCGACCTGCTGCAATACGGCCCCGACATTCTCGCCATCACCTGCGACCTGACCCGCAAGCCCGACATCGACGCTTTTATCACGACTGTCGAGCAGCAGTTCGGACCCATCGACGTGCTGGTTAACAATGCGGGTGTTATCAGTGTGTCGCCCTACGAAAACACCACGGAGGAAGACTTCAAGCTGGCGATGGATAGTAACTTCTGGGCGGCTTACCGGACCATCGAAGCCGCACTGCCTGGAATGCGTGACCGCGCCCGGACGCACCCCTGCCGCATCGTCAACATCGCGTCGATTGGTGGTAAAGTGGCGATCCCGCACATGACGCCTTACTCGGCCAGTAAGTTTGCGCTCGTGGGTTACTCGGAAGGCATCCGGGCTGAACTGCTGAAAGATGGCATTCTCGTTACGACAGTCTGCCCCGGCCTGATCCGCACGGGCAGTCCGCGTCATGCGATTGTCAAAGGGCAGACCGAGAAAGAGTATGCTTGGTTCAAAATCGCCGATGCCTTGCCGCTGCTGACCGTCAGTGCCGAAACCTGCGCTAAACAGGTGATCGACGCGTGCCGGATTGGTCAGGCCGAAATCGTTGTATCGCTACCCGCCAAAACGCTGACCGCCCTGCACAACCTGATGCCCGGCTTGTTCATGGATACAATGTCGGTGGTCAACCGGTTGCTGCCTAGTCCCGGCGGTATCGGCGAAGCAAGTGCAAAAGGGTATGAAAGCGAGTCGGCAGTGTCGCGCTCATTCGTAGCTACCCTCGCCGATCAGGCTGCGGAAGCGAATAACGAGTAG
- a CDS encoding nucleotidyltransferase domain-containing protein — translation MMYGLTDKQLVQIRQVLSRTPRLERAILFGSRAKGTNHPGSDVDLALFGESFALRDRFRLDNDLDDLDLPFTFDLLLYDQLTNPALRDHIDRVGVTLYEQTS, via the coding sequence ATGATGTACGGACTGACGGATAAACAACTGGTTCAGATTCGGCAGGTGTTATCGCGAACACCCCGGCTGGAACGGGCAATCCTGTTTGGGTCGCGGGCTAAAGGAACGAACCACCCCGGTTCCGACGTCGACCTGGCGTTATTCGGTGAGTCGTTTGCCCTGCGCGATCGCTTCCGGCTCGACAACGACCTGGACGATCTGGATCTGCCGTTCACCTTCGACTTATTGCTCTACGATCAGCTAACCAACCCCGCCCTGCGCGACCACATTGACCGGGTTGGCGTAACGCTGTACGAGCAAACTTCGTAG
- a CDS encoding nucleotidyltransferase substrate binding protein, with the protein MEKDVRWKQRFSNFKKAFGQLQEAVSLHSYSKLEQQGLIKCFEFTYELAWNTLKDYLVDQGYTNITGSKDTFRLSNRVGLITNGERWMEMVSSRNATSHTYDEATANRIAETIRQEYFYDFEHLLTVFNELLIDDMEPKKNDIE; encoded by the coding sequence ATGGAAAAAGACGTGCGATGGAAACAGCGGTTTTCCAACTTTAAGAAAGCATTTGGACAACTACAGGAAGCCGTCAGTCTGCATAGCTATTCGAAGCTGGAACAGCAGGGACTTATCAAGTGCTTCGAGTTTACCTATGAACTGGCCTGGAACACACTGAAAGATTATCTCGTCGATCAGGGTTATACGAACATTACGGGATCGAAAGACACCTTTCGACTAAGCAATCGTGTCGGCCTGATTACCAATGGAGAACGTTGGATGGAGATGGTCAGCAGCCGAAATGCTACTTCGCATACTTACGACGAAGCAACGGCTAACAGGATCGCCGAAACTATCCGGCAGGAATATTTTTACGATTTTGAGCACCTGCTCACGGTATTCAACGAGCTGCTAATAGACGATATGGAGCCGAAGAAAAACGATATCGAATGA
- a CDS encoding Gfo/Idh/MocA family protein, which produces MTAFSLDRRHFLLGSAASLAMSTLDASGLPLTSFAKTYRVGLIGTGWYGKSDLFRLIQVSPVEVVALCDVDQHQLDEAGKLVSQRQKSGKVPKLYGDYRKMLAENQLDIVLIGTPDHWHALTMIEAVKSGAHVYVQKPISVDVLEGEAMVAAARKYGKVVQVGTQRKSTPHLIDAKKNIVDAGLLGNIRHVEMCCYYPMRNNGTPPVEPVPAFFDYEMWSGPAPKRPYDGLPHIRWWRTFMEYGNGVVGDMCVHMFDTVRWMLKLGWPKRISSTGGIYVQKEGKSNISDTQSALFEYDGLNCIWQHRTWGTPNNPDYPWSFTLYGDKGTLWGSTMSYDFIPADKDGPTKGEKIHKDVVFEKEKYPEDLKEDRIELNAAPATRLHMLDFLAAIEKNGRPVADIEEGHISTASCILANLSMKTGRPLVYDPQKREVVGDPEATKLLQRPYRQPWVHPNRQKV; this is translated from the coding sequence ATGACCGCCTTTTCCCTCGATCGTCGCCATTTTCTGCTGGGCTCAGCCGCTTCACTGGCCATGAGTACCCTTGATGCAAGCGGCCTGCCACTTACTTCGTTTGCCAAAACCTACCGCGTCGGGTTGATCGGCACGGGCTGGTACGGCAAAAGCGATCTGTTCCGGCTCATTCAGGTATCACCAGTCGAAGTGGTGGCCCTGTGCGATGTCGATCAGCATCAGCTTGATGAAGCGGGTAAGCTGGTGAGTCAGCGGCAAAAATCAGGGAAGGTGCCGAAGCTGTACGGCGATTACCGGAAGATGCTGGCCGAGAATCAACTCGATATCGTACTGATCGGTACACCCGACCACTGGCACGCGCTAACCATGATCGAAGCTGTGAAGTCGGGGGCGCATGTCTACGTACAGAAACCCATCAGTGTCGACGTGCTGGAAGGCGAAGCGATGGTCGCTGCTGCGCGTAAATACGGCAAGGTCGTGCAGGTCGGGACGCAGCGCAAAAGCACCCCCCATCTGATTGACGCCAAGAAGAATATTGTCGATGCTGGACTGCTGGGCAACATCCGGCACGTGGAGATGTGTTGCTATTACCCAATGCGTAACAACGGCACCCCGCCCGTCGAACCCGTTCCTGCCTTTTTCGACTACGAGATGTGGAGCGGCCCTGCGCCGAAGCGCCCCTACGACGGCCTGCCGCACATTCGCTGGTGGCGTACATTTATGGAGTACGGTAACGGGGTTGTGGGCGATATGTGCGTGCACATGTTCGACACTGTCCGCTGGATGCTGAAACTGGGCTGGCCGAAGCGTATCAGTTCGACGGGGGGCATCTACGTGCAGAAGGAAGGCAAGTCGAACATTTCCGACACGCAGTCGGCCCTGTTCGAGTACGACGGGCTGAACTGTATCTGGCAGCACCGCACTTGGGGTACACCCAACAATCCTGATTACCCGTGGTCGTTTACGCTCTACGGCGACAAGGGCACGCTCTGGGGCAGTACGATGAGTTACGACTTCATCCCCGCCGATAAAGACGGCCCGACGAAGGGTGAGAAAATCCACAAAGACGTCGTTTTCGAAAAAGAGAAGTACCCCGAAGACCTGAAAGAAGATCGCATCGAACTAAACGCAGCCCCCGCTACTCGTCTGCACATGCTCGATTTTCTGGCCGCTATCGAAAAGAATGGTCGCCCCGTAGCCGACATCGAAGAGGGCCATATCTCAACGGCAAGCTGTATTCTGGCAAACCTGTCGATGAAAACCGGCCGCCCGCTGGTGTACGACCCGCAAAAGCGCGAAGTCGTCGGCGACCCTGAAGCGACCAAACTGCTGCAACGCCCGTACCGGCAGCCGTGGGTACATCCTAACCGGCAGAAGGTGTAG
- a CDS encoding GNAT family N-acetyltransferase, with translation MIKPEVVNDQYIVQVASENHLRLAEAICHEMEESAKARGTGIAKRSPIYVMEKMLEGKAIIAMTLSGEWVGFCYIETWDHGKFVANSGLIVHPEHRKSGIATRIKAKAFELSRTMFPTAKIIGITTSLAVMKINSDLGYHPVTLSELPGDESFWKGCQTCTNFDILTRTNRKHCLCTGMLYDPEEHRKEEKKEKWNFLTESSLYERWMRIKKGILMRLHIDRARTKSRDRELEPAH, from the coding sequence ATGATTAAGCCAGAAGTAGTCAACGACCAATACATTGTTCAGGTAGCCAGCGAAAACCATCTGCGACTGGCAGAAGCCATTTGCCATGAGATGGAAGAAAGTGCGAAAGCACGCGGAACCGGTATTGCCAAACGGTCGCCGATATACGTCATGGAAAAAATGCTCGAAGGGAAGGCGATTATCGCCATGACCCTGTCGGGTGAGTGGGTTGGGTTCTGTTATATCGAAACCTGGGACCACGGCAAATTCGTGGCTAACTCAGGATTGATTGTACACCCCGAGCACCGCAAAAGTGGCATCGCGACGCGCATCAAGGCGAAAGCATTTGAGCTGTCGCGGACGATGTTTCCGACGGCCAAGATCATCGGTATCACGACGAGTCTGGCCGTGATGAAGATCAATTCCGATCTGGGCTATCACCCGGTTACGCTCAGCGAACTGCCGGGCGATGAGTCGTTCTGGAAAGGCTGTCAGACCTGCACTAACTTCGACATTCTGACCCGGACGAATCGCAAGCATTGCCTATGCACGGGTATGCTCTATGACCCCGAAGAGCACCGGAAAGAAGAGAAAAAAGAGAAGTGGAATTTCCTGACCGAGTCGAGCCTGTACGAACGCTGGATGCGGATCAAGAAAGGTATCCTGATGCGTCTGCATATTGATCGGGCCCGCACGAAGTCGCGCGACCGTGAACTGGAACCAGCACATTAA